From the Anguilla anguilla isolate fAngAng1 chromosome 6, fAngAng1.pri, whole genome shotgun sequence genome, one window contains:
- the lats1 gene encoding serine/threonine-protein kinase LATS1 produces MKRGEKPEGYRQMRPKTFPASNYSGSSQQMLQEIRESLRNLSRPSDPAKMDPGPGAGKAPAEDVRQQGRTSNPKHPYHKALQEIRKSLMPFANEPSSSARGTEVNKQMLLELQNAGFEEEMVIRALKQTNSCSVEAAIEYISKMSYQDPWREQMVAAAARPVNAGMKAPCTAHIQQPVLRKPSLKGSKESLVSQRHGHLVVDGMMYHPDSQGSQGDMAGRAPPAFAQGHPGNGQRVNPPLPPQVRSVTPPPNRGTTPPPPSWETNPSTKRFSGNMDFLVPRTSPVPPGSWSEGYSAPSSQNQRGISPVLVGRQPIIMPSSGGNKFSFPPSWPQGGSGQPDYMGHQNVALSGGGGRQPPPPYPMNQGSRQSPTALQMQAGGPASSPSYVSGGNLPQSMLVPNRSSHNLDLYNLSVPGLPPSWPQPSPEAPPSWPHNIPVRSNSFNSHQLSGRQGHPASSQPSATTVTAITQAPILQPVKSMRVQKPELHTAVAPTHPPWMQQQQQQQQQQQQQQPPSQGPYQEGPAPMPQIAVMPEVPGYQGPPPPYPKRLLPQPAPAYDPTPKNGGGKEEPAEEEAGGGGGSGGGTGDRSEGPEGGAAGAAPATDREKKQITTSPVPVRRNKKDEERRVPLYSPQAFKFFMEQHVENILKNHQQRIRRKKQLESEMQRVGLSGEAQEQMRMMLCQKESNYIRLKRAKMDKSMFVKIKTLGVGAFGEVCLARKVDTNALYAMKTLRKKDVLLRNQVAHVKAERDILAEADNEWVVRLYYSFQDKDSLYFVMDYIPGGDMMSLLIRLGIFPEELAQFYIAELTCAVESVHKMGFIHRDIKPDNILIDRDGHIKLTDFGLCTGFRWTHDSKYYQSGDHIRQDSMDFSKEWEDSPNCRCGDRLKPLERRAARQHQRCLAHSLVGTPNYIAPEVLLRTGYTQLCDWWSVGVILYEMLVGQPPFLATTPLETQIKVTKWQTSLHIPPQAKLSPEASDLIVKLCRGPEDRLGKNGADEIKVQPFFKAIDFSSDLRQQQKPAPYIPKIAHCTDTSNFDPVDPDKLWSSDDDGEGNHNDTLNGWYKNGKHPEHAFYEFTFRRFFDDNGHPYSSPKPIEYEGYDEDDPDLEGPREGQGGQEPGRGAQGRDLVYV; encoded by the exons atgaagagaggggagaaaccCGAAGGATACCGACAGATGCGACCCAAGACCTTTCCCGCCAGCAACTACAGTGGCAGCAGTCAGCAGATGCTGCAGGAGATCCGGGAGAGCCTGCGGAACCTCTCCCGGCCCTCGGACCCTGCCAAGATGGACCCGGGCCCTGGGGCCGGGAAGGCGCCGGCCGAGGACGTCAGGCAGCAGGGCCGGACCAGCAACCCCAAGCACCCCTACCACAAGGCCCTGCAGGAGATCCGCAAGTCCCTGATGCCCTTCGCCAACGAGCCCAGCTCGTCCGCCCGCGGCACGGAGGTCAACAAGCAGatgctgctggagctgcagaaCGCAGGCTTTGAGGAG GAGATGGTGATCCGCGCCCTGAAGCAGACCAACAGCTGCAGCGTGGAGGCGGCCATCGAGTACATCAGTAAGATGAGCTACCAGGACCCGTGGAGGGAGCAGATGGTGGCCGCGGCCGCCCGGCCCGTCAACGCGGGAATGAAAGCACCCT GTACAGCCCACATCCAGCAGCCTGTGCTGAGGAAGCCGAGCCTGAAGGGCTCCAAGGAGTCCTTGGTTTCCCAGAGGCACGGGCACCTTGTGGTGGATGGAATGATGTACCACCCCGACAGCCAAGGTTCCCAGGGGGACATGGCAGGACGGGCACCCCCAGCCTTCGCTCAGGGTCACCCCGGAAACGGTCAGAGGGTGaaccctcccctgcccccccaggtGCGCAGCGTCACGCCTCCCCCAAACAGAGGCACGACCCCACCCCCGCCGTCATGGGAGACCAACCCCTCCACCAAGCGCTTCTCCGGCAACATGGACTTCCTGGTGCCCCGCACCTCTCCTGTCCCACCGGGATCCTGGTCCGAAGGatactccgccccctcctcccagaaCCAGAGGGGCATCAGTCCGGTTCTGGTGGGTCGCCAGCCTATTATCATGCCCAGCTCCGGGGGCAACAAGTTCAGCTTTCCCCCCAGCTGGCCCCAGGGCGGCTCGGGGCAGCCGGACTACATGGGGCACCAGAATGTGGCCCTGAGCGGCGGAGGTGGGcgccagcccccgcccccgtaCCCCATGAACCAGGGCAGCCGGCAGAGCCCCACGGCCCTGCAGATGCAGGCGGGTGGCCCCGCGTCTTCCCCCTCCTACGTCAGTGGCGGGAACCTCCCCCAGTCCATGCTGGTGCCCAACCGCAGCAGCCACAACCTGGACCTGTACAACCTGAGCGTCCCCGGCCTGCCCCCGTCCTGGCCCCAGCCCTCCCCCGAGGCCCCGCCCTCGTGGCCGCACAACATCCCCGTCCGCTCCAACTCCTTCAACAGCCACCAGCTGAGCGGCCGGCAGGGCCACCCGGCCAGCTCCCAGCCCTCGGCCACCACGGTGACGGCCATCACCCAGGCCCCCATCCTGCAGCCCGTCAAGAGCATGAGGGTGCAGAAGCCAGAGCTGCACACCGCCGtggcccccacccaccccccctggatgcagcagcagcagcagcaacagcaacagcaacagcagcagcagccacccTCTCAGGGCCCCTACCAGGAGGGACCCGCCCCGATGCCGCAGATCGCCGTCATGCCCGAAGTGCCTGGCTACCagggccccccgcccccctaccccAAACGCCTCCTCCCGCAGCCCGCCCCGGCCTACGATCCCACCCCCAAGAATGGCGGCGGGAAGGAGGAGCCGGCGGAGGAGGAAgccgggggaggcggggggagtGGAGGCGGCACCGGCGACCGGTCGGAGGGTCCTgagggcggggcggcgggggcggcacCAGCAACAGACCGGGAGAAGAAGCAGATAACCACGTCCCCGGTGCCCGTGCGGCGGAACAAGAAGGACGAGGAGCGACGCGTCCCGCTCTATTCCCCGCAGGCCTTCAAGTTCTTCATGGAGCAGCACGTGGAGAACATCCTGAAGAACCACCAGCAGAGGATCCGCCGCAAAAAGCAGCTGGAGAGTGAGATGCAGAGG GTGGGCCTCTCGGGCGAGGCCCAGGAGCAGATGCGCATGATGCTGTGCCAGAAGGAGTCCAACTACATCCGGCTGAAGCGGGCCAAGATGGACAAGTCCATGTTCGTCAAGATCAAGACGCTGGGCGTGGGCGCCTTCGGCGAGGTCTGCCTGGCGCGCAAGGTTGACACCAACGCGCTCTACGCCATGAAGACGCTGCGCAAGAAGGACGTGCTCCTGAGGAACCAGGTGGCCCACGTCAAGGCCGAGAGGGACATCCTGGCGGAGGCCGACAACGAGTGGGTGGTGCGCCTCTACTACTCCTTCCAGGACAAGGACAGCCTGTACTTCGTCATGGACTACATCCCGGGCGGGGACATGATGAGCCTCCTGATCCGCCTGGGCATCTTCCCCGAGGAGCTGGCCCAGTTCTACATCGCCGAGCTCACGTGCGCCGTGGAGAGCGTGCACAAGATGGGCTTCATCCACCGCGACATCAAGCCCGACAACATCCTCATCGACCGGGACGGCCACATCAAGCTCACCGACTTCGGCCTCTGCACCGGCTTCCGCTGGACCCACGACTCCAAGTACTACCAGAGCG GTGACCACATCCGGCAGGACAGCATGGACTTCAGCAAGGAGTGGGAGGACTCGCCCAACTGTCGCTGCGGAGACCGGCTGAAGCCTCTGGAGCGACGGGCGGCGCGGCAGCACCAGCGTTGCCTGGCCCACTCGCTCGTCGGCACGCCAAACTACATCGCCCCCGAGGTCCTGCTCCGCACCG GTTATAcccagctctgtgattggtggagtgtTGGAGTCATTCTGTATGAAATGTTAGTAGGACAGCCCCCTTTCCTAGCAACAACGCCCCTGGAAACACAAATCAAG GTGACCAAATGGCAGACCAGCCTGCACATACCTCCGCAGGCCAAGCTGAGCCCCGAGGCGTCTGACCTGATCGTCAAACTGTGCCGGGGCCCGGAGGACCGGCTGGGGAAGAACGGGGCAGACGAGATCAAGGTGCAGCCCTTCTTCAAGGCCATCGACTTCTCCAGCGACCTGCGGCAGCAGCAGAAGCCCGCCCCTTACATCCCCAAGATCGCCCACTGCACCGACACCTCCAACTTCGACCCCGTCGACCCCGACAAGCTGTGGAGCAGCGACGACGACGGCGAGGGCAACCACAACGACACGCTCAACGGCTGGTACAAGAACGGCAAGCACCCCGAGCACGCCTTCTACGAGTTCACCTTCCGCCGCTTCTTCGACGACAACGGCCACCCCTACAGCTCCCCCAAGCCCATCGAGTACGAGGGCTACGACGAGGACGACCCCGACCTGGAGGGCCCGAGGGAGGGCCAGGGAGGGCAGGAGCCTGGACGGGGGGCTCAGGGGCGCGACCTGGTGTATGTGTAG